A window of the Thermoleophilaceae bacterium genome harbors these coding sequences:
- a CDS encoding glutathione S-transferase N-terminal domain-containing protein, with protein sequence MQARLYAIPASNASLTAQLALDRKQIPYRRIDQLPVLHWLTMRLRGFEGSTVPGLVIDGRKVHGSGTILRALDELAPDPRLYPEDPQQRATVDKEVAWGEHVYQRTLRYLLPYSLLRRPRAVSSVLEGAQMSLPTGLVVAVSKPAIYVNSLRQKSNSRTVHEKLGELSEMFDHVDDLIARGVLNADEPGAADMMIAPTTRAFLWWQDLRPVLEKRPAAAHARRLAPNFDADIPPVLPRA encoded by the coding sequence GTGCAGGCCAGGCTGTACGCCATTCCGGCATCCAACGCTTCGCTCACCGCCCAGCTCGCGCTCGACCGCAAGCAGATCCCCTACAGGCGGATCGATCAACTGCCGGTACTGCACTGGCTGACGATGAGGCTGCGCGGCTTCGAGGGCAGCACCGTGCCGGGCCTCGTGATCGATGGCCGGAAAGTGCACGGAAGCGGGACGATCCTCCGGGCGCTCGACGAGCTCGCGCCCGACCCGCGTCTCTACCCGGAGGACCCGCAACAACGGGCGACGGTGGATAAGGAGGTGGCGTGGGGCGAGCACGTGTACCAGCGCACGTTGCGTTACCTCTTGCCGTACTCGCTGCTCCGCCGCCCGCGCGCGGTGTCGAGCGTGCTGGAGGGTGCTCAGATGTCGTTGCCCACCGGGCTCGTGGTGGCCGTTTCGAAGCCCGCTATCTACGTGAACTCGCTGAGACAGAAGTCCAACTCGCGCACCGTCCACGAGAAGCTTGGCGAACTGAGCGAAATGTTCGACCACGTGGACGATCTGATCGCGCGCGGCGTGCTCAATGCCGACGAGCCGGGCGCGGCCGACATGATGATCGCGCCCACCACGCGCGCCTTCCTGTGGTGGCAGGACCTGCGCCCGGTACTCGAGAAGAGGCCCGCAGCCGCCCACGCCCGCAGGCTCGCGCCGAACTTCGACGCAGACATCCCACCGGTGCTGCCGCGCGCCTAG
- a CDS encoding class I SAM-dependent methyltransferase, whose product MAVDDDAVIWHDVECASYGADLELWRALADERGGVLLDIGAGTGRVSLDLAARGHDVTALDSDPALIAALAARARERDLRVRTSVADARTFDLGQHFALVIAPMQVAQLMGGRSGRQAMLRRVHAHLAPGGVFAAALADPFEDIPEEDLQPPLPDVREEGGWVYSSMPVLLRVEDESTAIDRLRQAVSPGGDLTESMNTVVLDRVEPEELEEEAAGLFRVLPRRTVPEDDRYLGSTIVMLEAT is encoded by the coding sequence ATGGCGGTGGACGACGACGCGGTGATCTGGCACGACGTGGAATGCGCCTCCTACGGCGCCGACCTCGAGCTGTGGCGCGCGCTGGCGGACGAGCGCGGCGGCGTGCTGCTCGACATCGGCGCGGGCACCGGCCGCGTGAGCCTCGACCTCGCCGCCCGCGGCCATGACGTGACCGCGCTCGACTCCGACCCCGCCCTCATCGCGGCGCTCGCCGCCCGGGCGCGCGAGCGCGACCTGCGCGTCCGCACCAGCGTGGCGGACGCGCGCACGTTCGACCTGGGTCAGCACTTCGCGCTCGTGATCGCGCCGATGCAGGTGGCGCAGCTGATGGGCGGCAGGTCCGGCCGCCAGGCGATGCTCCGCCGAGTGCACGCGCATCTCGCACCCGGCGGTGTCTTTGCCGCGGCGCTGGCCGACCCGTTTGAAGACATTCCCGAGGAGGATCTCCAGCCGCCGCTTCCGGACGTGCGCGAGGAGGGCGGCTGGGTGTACTCGAGCATGCCGGTGCTCCTGCGCGTTGAGGACGAGAGCACGGCCATCGACCGGCTGAGGCAGGCCGTGTCCCCCGGCGGCGACCTCACCGAGAGCATGAACACGGTGGTACTCGACCGGGTGGAGCCCGAGGAGCTCGAGGAGGAGGCCGCCGGGCTCTTCCGCGTGCTGCCGCGGCGCACGGTGCCGGAGGACGATCGCTACCTCGGCAGCACCATCGTCATGCTGGAGGCCACCTGA
- a CDS encoding MurT ligase domain-containing protein encodes MMRLKLAMARVLRMLSRRVGRRGGTTLPGRVLLRLDSGTIAMLGKRLERGSVVVSATNGKTTTSSMLAAVLEAAGAEVVHNRAGSNMNWGVATALLDAGRTPGQIGLFEVDEAWLAPVARDLDPSLILLSNLFRDQLDRYGELELLADRWAELVAERDGRSTFVLNADDPLVADLGRERRRVVYFGVEDRSHSLEALEHASDSKRCRNCGHEYVYEAVYLGHLGRYRCPNCGRERPHPQVAAETVTLRGMAGSDVRIATPAGAIELSLPLPGLYNVYNALAATAAALELGASPWQVRDALGAFAAAFGRVERLRVNGRELAILLVKNPAGANEVLRTLTLEGGALDLWIALNDGIADGRDISWIWDADFEVLAGRVRHITCSGTRAEEMALRLKYAGVDGEITVERDLGRSLDSAVAAGNGQPLYALPTYTALLELRDLLADRGLARRWSD; translated from the coding sequence ATGATGCGGCTCAAGCTCGCCATGGCCCGCGTGCTCCGCATGCTCAGCCGCCGCGTGGGCCGCCGCGGCGGAACCACGCTCCCCGGCCGTGTGCTCCTGCGGCTCGACTCGGGCACGATCGCGATGCTCGGCAAGCGGCTCGAACGCGGCTCAGTGGTGGTGTCCGCCACCAACGGCAAGACCACCACGTCCTCGATGCTGGCGGCGGTGCTCGAGGCCGCGGGCGCCGAGGTGGTGCACAACCGCGCGGGCTCGAACATGAACTGGGGAGTGGCCACCGCGCTGCTCGACGCCGGCCGCACACCAGGGCAGATCGGCCTGTTCGAGGTGGATGAGGCGTGGCTCGCGCCGGTGGCGCGCGACCTCGACCCATCGCTGATCCTGCTGTCCAACCTGTTCCGCGACCAGCTCGACCGCTACGGTGAGCTCGAGCTGCTCGCCGACCGCTGGGCGGAGCTGGTGGCCGAGCGCGACGGCCGTTCGACATTCGTGCTGAACGCCGACGATCCGCTCGTGGCGGACCTCGGGCGCGAGCGCCGGCGCGTGGTGTACTTCGGCGTGGAGGACCGCTCGCACTCGCTGGAGGCGCTCGAACACGCATCGGACTCCAAGCGTTGCCGCAACTGCGGGCACGAGTACGTCTACGAGGCCGTGTATCTCGGCCATCTGGGCCGCTACCGCTGCCCCAACTGCGGCCGTGAGCGCCCGCACCCCCAGGTGGCCGCCGAGACGGTCACGCTCCGCGGCATGGCGGGCTCGGATGTGCGAATCGCCACCCCAGCGGGCGCGATCGAGCTGAGCCTTCCCCTCCCCGGCCTCTACAACGTCTACAACGCGCTCGCGGCCACTGCCGCCGCGCTCGAGCTGGGGGCTTCCCCGTGGCAGGTTCGGGACGCGCTCGGCGCATTCGCCGCCGCGTTCGGGCGCGTGGAGCGACTGCGCGTGAACGGCCGCGAGCTGGCGATCCTGCTCGTGAAGAACCCCGCCGGCGCGAACGAGGTGCTCCGCACCCTGACCCTCGAGGGCGGCGCGCTGGACCTCTGGATCGCGCTGAACGACGGGATCGCCGACGGGCGCGACATCTCCTGGATCTGGGACGCCGACTTCGAGGTGCTGGCCGGGCGGGTGAGGCACATCACCTGCTCGGGCACACGTGCGGAGGAGATGGCGCTGCGGCTGAAGTACGCGGGCGTGGACGGCGAGATTACGGTGGAGCGGGACCTCGGCCGCTCGCTCGACTCCGCGGTGGCCGCGGGCAACGGGCAGCCGCTCTACGCCCTCCCCACCTACACGGCCCTGCTCGAGCTGCGCGACCTGCTGGCCGACCGCGGGCTGGCTCGGAGGTGGTCCGACTGA
- a CDS encoding diacylglycerol kinase family protein, with product MTRSLALFVNPAAAGGRAARALPLVREELERLDASYRVLDTRSLKHAHDAALEAAAADETVVAIGGDGLVGCLAGALMNTDSALAIVPGGRGNDFARVLGIPVEPKAAAQLAVDGAERLVDVANVNGRPFVGIASVGFDSDANRIANETRVVKGNLVYLYAALLALWRWHDASFEVVVDGQRHDLTGYAVAVANSKAYGGGMFLVPHAELDDGRLDVMLTRSHSKLHWLATVPKVFKGRHVDDAHIQWLSGAEIEVSADRPFTVYADGDPIADLPVKIGVAKRALRVIAPR from the coding sequence GTGACGCGGTCCCTGGCGCTCTTCGTAAATCCCGCCGCTGCCGGCGGTCGTGCTGCGCGCGCGCTTCCGCTCGTGCGGGAGGAGCTCGAGCGGTTGGACGCCAGCTACCGCGTGCTCGACACGCGCAGCCTGAAGCATGCCCACGACGCCGCGCTCGAAGCCGCCGCGGCGGACGAGACCGTGGTGGCCATTGGCGGCGACGGGCTCGTGGGCTGCCTGGCGGGTGCCCTGATGAACACCGACAGCGCCCTGGCGATCGTGCCGGGCGGTCGCGGGAACGACTTCGCGCGCGTGCTCGGCATCCCCGTGGAGCCGAAGGCCGCCGCGCAGCTCGCGGTTGACGGCGCGGAGCGGCTGGTGGACGTGGCCAACGTGAACGGCCGCCCGTTCGTGGGCATCGCCAGCGTGGGCTTCGACTCCGACGCGAACCGGATCGCGAACGAAACGCGCGTGGTGAAGGGCAACCTCGTGTACCTGTACGCGGCCCTGCTCGCGCTCTGGCGCTGGCACGACGCTAGCTTCGAGGTGGTGGTGGACGGCCAGCGTCACGATCTCACCGGTTACGCGGTCGCCGTCGCGAACTCGAAGGCCTACGGCGGCGGGATGTTCCTCGTGCCGCACGCCGAGCTCGACGACGGGCGCCTCGATGTGATGCTCACCCGCTCCCATTCCAAGCTGCACTGGCTGGCCACCGTGCCGAAGGTGTTCAAGGGCAGGCACGTGGACGACGCGCACATCCAATGGCTGTCCGGTGCCGAGATCGAGGTGAGCGCCGACCGGCCGTTCACCGTCTACGCCGACGGCGATCCGATCGCCGACCTGCCCGTGAAGATCGGCGTGGCGAAGCGGGCGCTGCGGGTGATCGCACCCCGATGA
- a CDS encoding class II glutamine amidotransferase, with the protein MCRVLGCVASEAVSLRHELLDAENPMIRQSEDHDSGWGLAVYRRGEGEEPICKRFPQAAFEDDAFGAATELRGRIFNVHVRRATMGGLVMQNTHPFCLGPYSFGHNGTILYFPRLMDMNVQPPHGTTDSEHFFNYLMSHLDRGNIVGSLRKAVTAVIERSPFSGLNFLFGDGERLYAYKLGIFELHWLHRPGQLLVASEKITQEAWHCVGQDVLLTLDPNDVEEPHAERLVGDELLERADIVKFTEGHELRGEERGRFAAERAARLAAAE; encoded by the coding sequence ATGTGCCGCGTACTTGGCTGCGTAGCGTCAGAGGCGGTATCGCTGCGGCATGAGCTGCTCGACGCCGAGAACCCGATGATCCGCCAGTCCGAGGACCACGATTCCGGCTGGGGACTTGCGGTCTACAGGCGCGGAGAGGGCGAGGAGCCGATCTGCAAGCGCTTCCCGCAGGCGGCCTTCGAGGACGACGCCTTCGGGGCCGCCACCGAGCTGCGCGGCAGGATCTTCAACGTGCACGTGCGCCGCGCGACCATGGGCGGGCTCGTGATGCAGAACACCCATCCGTTCTGCCTCGGGCCCTACTCGTTCGGCCACAACGGCACGATCCTGTACTTCCCGCGGCTGATGGACATGAACGTGCAGCCGCCACACGGCACGACGGACAGCGAGCACTTCTTCAACTACCTGATGTCGCATCTGGACCGCGGCAACATCGTCGGGTCGCTGCGCAAGGCGGTGACCGCCGTGATCGAGCGCTCCCCGTTCTCGGGACTGAACTTCCTGTTCGGCGACGGGGAACGGCTCTACGCCTACAAGCTGGGCATTTTCGAGCTGCACTGGCTGCACAGGCCCGGGCAGCTGCTCGTGGCTTCGGAGAAGATCACCCAGGAGGCGTGGCACTGCGTCGGGCAGGACGTGCTGCTCACGCTCGACCCGAACGACGTCGAGGAGCCGCATGCCGAACGCCTGGTGGGCGACGAGCTGCTCGAGCGGGCGGACATCGTGAAGTTCACCGAGGGGCACGAGCTACGCGGTGAGGAGCGCGGGCGCTTCGCGGCCGAGCGTGCGGCCCGGCTGGCCGCCGCCGAGTGA
- a CDS encoding DUF2103 domain-containing protein, with protein sequence MPRKTHHKHSSTKGYRRLLDGLAKIDGVHRVATGRIKPRMGSGRPIAPISKVRRTDSGLSITINTDGAIVDAYVVTDRPKAVEEAMRERGWTAS encoded by the coding sequence TTGCCCCGCAAAACCCACCACAAGCACTCATCCACGAAGGGCTACCGCCGCCTGCTGGACGGCCTCGCCAAGATCGACGGCGTTCATCGCGTTGCCACCGGGCGGATCAAGCCGCGGATGGGTTCGGGGCGGCCGATCGCCCCGATCTCCAAGGTGCGGCGCACGGACTCCGGCTTGTCGATCACGATCAACACCGACGGCGCGATCGTGGACGCCTACGTGGTCACCGACCGTCCCAAGGCGGTGGAGGAGGCCATGCGCGAGCGCGGCTGGACCGCGTCGTAG